Proteins encoded within one genomic window of Acidimicrobiales bacterium:
- a CDS encoding NUDIX hydrolase, whose product MTEARSGFTVVEDRTVWQGKRLLRVAEVTVESPEGERLEREVLHHPGAVAALPLHDDGTVTLVRQYRVSTDSDMWELPAGLRDVDGEPTAETARRELVEEAGLAAGELQHLLTFHNSPGCSDETVEVFLATGLQPVPHDRQGPEEQHMLVDRLPLATALAMVDDGRITDSKTVIGLLLVARRG is encoded by the coding sequence GTGACGGAGGCGCGCTCGGGGTTCACGGTCGTCGAGGACCGCACCGTCTGGCAGGGCAAGCGGCTGCTGAGGGTGGCCGAGGTGACCGTCGAGTCGCCGGAGGGCGAGCGGCTGGAGCGCGAGGTGCTGCACCACCCGGGTGCGGTGGCGGCGCTGCCGCTGCACGACGACGGCACGGTCACGCTGGTGCGCCAGTACCGGGTGTCCACCGACTCCGACATGTGGGAGCTGCCGGCGGGCCTGCGCGACGTCGACGGCGAGCCGACCGCCGAGACCGCCCGGCGCGAGCTGGTGGAGGAGGCGGGGCTGGCGGCCGGCGAGCTCCAGCACCTGCTGACGTTCCACAACTCGCCGGGCTGCTCTGACGAGACCGTCGAGGTGTTCCTGGCGACCGGCCTGCAGCCGGTGCCGCACGATCGGCAGGGGCCCGAGGAGCAGCACATGCTGGTCGACCGCCTGCCGCTGGCGACGGCGCTGGCGATGGTGGACGACGGGCGGATCACCGACAGCAAGACCGTCATCGGCCTGCTGCTCGTCGCCCGCCGGGGCTGA